GACGGGAGCGATCTGAAGGACGCTCGCCCCTGGAGGAGCGCCGCGACGTGACCAAAAGCGACCGAACACGGTCAGGGCGCCAGCCCCGAGCAGGAGAACAAGCTCGTTCACGCCAAAGAAGGACGCGGCAAGCGTGACTGCTCCGAGCGCCATGAGCGGCTTGGTCTTCAACGCCGACTTCCCGAGACCCCAGATCGCCTGGAGGACGACCGCGATGATGACGGGCTTCACGCCGTAGAGAATGCCGCGAGCTTCCGGAACGGAGCCGAAGCGAACGTAGACCCATGCCAGGGCGAGAGTGATGAGCGCGGCGGGAAAGATGAAGCAGACGCCGGCAACGATGAGCCCCACCCAGCCCGCGCGGCGGTGCCCGATGTGGATCGCCATCTCCGTCGAGTTTGGTCCCGGAATCAGGTTCGTCGCGCCCAGCAGGTCGAGGAACTCCTCCGACGTGAGCCACTTGCGGCGCTCTACGACTTCGTCCTGCATCATCGCGATGTGGGCAGCGGGACCACCGAATGCCGTGACGCCGAGTCGAAGAAAGAGGGCAGCGAGTTCGCCCAATCGTCCCCGCTCCTCCGTCGTACCGTCAGCCATCGCTGCTCCGGCGCGACTTATCGAGCCACCCATCCATCGACAACGACCCCGCGCCGACGAGCAGCACGAAGAGCAACCCCGAGATCATGAGAAGGTCGGTGCGCGCCTCGTGCATCGTCTTCCAGAAGCCATTCTTGACGAATGTCGCCAGCTTCGTGGTCGTGATCGCCACCAGCATGCTGAAGAGCAGGGGAATGGTAACGAGTCGTGCCGCGAGCCCGAGGACGAGAAGAGCGCCACCGAGGACTTCGACGCATCCGACGAAGGGAGCCATCACGGATGGCAGCGGGATGCCGATCTTGGTGAAGCGCCCAACGCCCAGTTCGTCGGTGAAGAGGAACTTCTGGATGCCCTCGGAAACGAAGATGATGCCGACCATGCCGCGAAGGAGCGCCGTCGCTCTTGGTCCGCGAGCATCGAATGCCCATGCTCGCAACGGGGTCATGACGGCGTGAAGGAGGCAAGGTCCCCGATGCCGAGCTGCGCTTCGATGACGGCAACCTGGGCGACGATTCCCTCGAAGCCTTCCTTCCCGAAGAGAGCGTGCTCCTTTTCCTCGAAGCGCTCGCCCAGTTCCTCCAGCTCCTTCGGCGGAATGACGGTTCGAAGCGCGGGGAAGAGGACCGTGTCCTCACGCGCCTCATGGGGGCGGTACATTCGGATGAACTTCCGAAGGTTCCCTGCGAGCTGTCGCCGCGCATCTTCGGTGCTTACGGGCGAGCCGACTTGTCGAAGAACCTCGTCGGTCAGCTTCCGTCCCGCCTCATGTTGGCGGCGCAAGATGGCGACGAGATCGACGAGCTTGCCCGCCTTCTCGAAGCGCGGGAAGAGGAAGTCCTCTTCGAGCTTGCCGTGGTAGTCCTCGATGAAACGCCTCACGATGTTGGCGGTCGCGGCGAACTGGTCCACGGGCACCTTCTCGCCGGGGGCTTCGAAACGACGAATGCCCTCCTCGTAGATGAGCAGCACGCGGTTCAGCACTCCGTGCTCGCGCATCAGGTCTTCGGCAGGCGAGATCTCTTCCTCTCCGCCGTGCGCCTGAGGGCTCTCGGCGCCGCGCCCTTGACCTCCACATGCTGCGGCGACAAGCCCGACGCCAATCGCTCCACCGAAAGCAAGCGCATCTCTTCGGTTGTGTAGTCGGTCGTTCATGTGCCCTCCTCAGTCGTCCTCGAACAGCTCGCCGAATAGCTCGCGAACCTTCTCCTTGGCGGCATCGAGCGCTTTCTTGCCGCGCGGGGTGATGCGGTAGACGCGCCGCACCGTGCGCCCCATCCGCTTCTCCGTGGAGCGCAGGTAGCCCTTGGTCTCCAGCCCGTGAAGAATCGGGTAGAGCGTGCCGGGGCTCAGCTTGTACCCGTGGCGCGCCAGCTCCTCCACGATGCCGAGCCCGAAGATGGGCTCGTGTGCCGCATGGTGCAGGATGTGGAGGCGGATGAGCCCCGAGTAGAGATCGCGATCGGTCATCGTTATCGACTGTCGATAACGATCATCTACTGCTGTGTGGGCTGCCGGTCAACGACCAGAGGCTGCGTCAGGCAGTCCCGAATGGCTCGGCTCCAACTGGTGGGACACGGGGGATACGGGGATAGACCTCGCGGCTCGCTACGCCGTCGAGCGAGAAGACGTCGAGGATGACGACGACCGCGCCGCCGAGCGCGAGACGCCCGCCCGCTGAACCCTATCCCTTTGTACCCCGTGAACTCGCGCTCGTGGGACAGGGGGATAGAGGGGACAGGGGATAGACCTTGCGACGAGCGCGGCAAGCGAGCCGAACGCGCTTTCGCCGTCGCGCTTTTTTCTCATTTGCCGCCCCCTTGACGCTCGAATTTATCAGGAAAGGTTGTCGGACGTGTGGAGCCGACGGTCTACGACGCACGGTGCCGAGGAGAAAGGAGGTTCAAACCAAGGAGCGAACTATGAAACGCATTTGCAGTACTGTTTTTGATGTCTATATCGAGCTTGATCTTTCGGCTGATGGGGTTCCCCGCTGTCGCATGCCGTTGGAACTCTCGCCAGAGCACAAGCGACGACTTCTGCTGTTCTTGCAACAACTGCGACAAGAGGAGGAGGGGTCCGACGAGAATTGATCGGTAGGAAGGCGGTGTCGCATGCGCACCGCCTTCACTTCCAACTGGAGATGGCACCCGATCTCTGCTCTCGGATAGCCTCGGCGTCGTGAGCAACTACGTGGTCGCCGCCGACGCCGAAAAGTTCCTGACCGCGCTGAAGGACGAGAGCGTGGATCTCTTCCTCATCGACCCGCCCTACTACAAGATCGTTCGCGACCTCTGGGATCACAAGTGGGAGAGCGCGGAGCAGTACGCCGAGTGGCTGGTCGGTCTCCTCGTTCTGGCGCGGAAGAAGATCAAGCCCACGGGCTCGCTCATCATGTTCCAAGCGATCGGCAAGCACGGGCAGCATCCGCTCTTTGACGTCCTCAAGGGCGCCGAGAAGAACGGCTGGTTCTTCCGCAACTGGATCA
This portion of the Labilithrix sp. genome encodes:
- the chrA gene encoding chromate efflux transporter codes for the protein MGGSISRAGAAMADGTTEERGRLGELAALFLRLGVTAFGGPAAHIAMMQDEVVERRKWLTSEEFLDLLGATNLIPGPNSTEMAIHIGHRRAGWVGLIVAGVCFIFPAALITLALAWVYVRFGSVPEARGILYGVKPVIIAVVLQAIWGLGKSALKTKPLMALGAVTLAASFFGVNELVLLLGAGALTVFGRFWSRRGAPPGASVLQIAPVALGTMSSGVGAFSPLKLFLVFLKIGAILFGSGYVLLAFLRADLVDRLHWMTEKQLIDAVAVGQLTPGPVFSTATFIGYVVGGGTGAVLATLGIFLPSFFFVAVSGALIPRLQRSAGARAFLDGVNVASLALMTAVTWDLGRAALVDAATVALAVASAILLLRFKINSAWLVVGGAALGFVLKALL
- a CDS encoding hemerythrin domain-containing protein, whose product is MNDRLHNRRDALAFGGAIGVGLVAAACGGQGRGAESPQAHGGEEEISPAEDLMREHGVLNRVLLIYEEGIRRFEAPGEKVPVDQFAATANIVRRFIEDYHGKLEEDFLFPRFEKAGKLVDLVAILRRQHEAGRKLTDEVLRQVGSPVSTEDARRQLAGNLRKFIRMYRPHEAREDTVLFPALRTVIPPKELEELGERFEEKEHALFGKEGFEGIVAQVAVIEAQLGIGDLASFTPS
- a CDS encoding DoxX family protein → MTPLRAWAFDARGPRATALLRGMVGIIFVSEGIQKFLFTDELGVGRFTKIGIPLPSVMAPFVGCVEVLGGALLVLGLAARLVTIPLLFSMLVAITTTKLATFVKNGFWKTMHEARTDLLMISGLLFVLLVGAGSLSMDGWLDKSRRSSDG
- a CDS encoding helix-turn-helix transcriptional regulator, with protein sequence MTDRDLYSGLIRLHILHHAAHEPIFGLGIVEELARHGYKLSPGTLYPILHGLETKGYLRSTEKRMGRTVRRVYRITPRGKKALDAAKEKVRELFGELFEDD